A genomic window from Peromyscus maniculatus bairdii isolate BWxNUB_F1_BW_parent chromosome 1, HU_Pman_BW_mat_3.1, whole genome shotgun sequence includes:
- the Ffar3 gene encoding free fatty acid receptor 3 — protein sequence MEMSVSVGHHWLFFSVYLVVFLVGLPLNVLALVVFVGKLRRRPVAVDLLLLNLTLSDLLLLLFLPFRMVEAASGMRWLLPYILCPLSGFLFFTTIYLTSLFLMAVSVERFLSVAYPLWYKTRPRLGQAGLVSGICWFLASGHCSVVYVIQYWGNTTHSQGIDTTCYLKFREDQLAVLLPVRLEMAVVLFMVPLCITSYCYSRLVWILSRGASRRRRKRVMGLLAATLLIFFVCFGPYNMSHVVGYVRGESPTWRSYVLLLSTLNSCIDPLVFYFSSSKFQADFQQLLGRLTRGCVPWTQEVSLELKEKNREEPSKECPS from the coding sequence ATGGAGATGAGCGTCTCTGTCGGCCATCACTGGCTCTTCTTTTCCGTGTACCTGGTGGTCTTCCTCGTGGGACTGCCCCTCAACGTGCTGGCCCTGGTGGTCTTCGTGGGCAAGCTGCGTCGCCGCCCGGTGGCCGTGGACTTACTTTTGCTCAACCTGACCCTGTcggacctgctgctgctgctgttcctgccGTTTCGCATGGTGGAGGCAGCCAGTGGCATGAGGTGGCTCCTGCCCTATATCTTATGCCCCCTCTCGGGGTTTCTCTTCTTCACCACCATCTATCTCACCTCCCTCTTCCTGATGGCTGTGAGCGTCGAACGTTTTCTGAGCGTGGCCTACCCACTGTGGTACAAGACTCGGCCACGACTGGGGCAGGCTGGTCTGGTCAGTGGCATCTGCTGGTTCCTGGCATCAGGTCACTGTAGTGTGGTTTATGTCATTCAGTACTGGGGAAACACCACCCACAGCCAGGGGATCGATACAACCTGCTACCTGAAATTCCGGGAGGACCAGCTGGCtgtgctcctgcctgtgaggctAGAGATGGCTGTGGTCCTCTTTATGGTGCCCCTTTGCATCACGAGTTACTGCTACAGCCGGCTTGTGTGGATTCTCAGCCGGGGAGCCAGCCGGCGCCGGCGCAAGAGGGTGATGGGGCTTCTGGCAGCCACACTGCTCATCTTCTTCGTCTGCTTCGGCCCCTACAATATGTCCCACGTGGTGGGCTATGTCCGGGGTGAGAGTCCAACCTGGCGGAGCTACGTGCTCCTCCTCAGCACGCTCAACTCTTGCATCGACCCCCTTGTCTTCTACTTCTCATCCTCCAAGTTCCAAGCCGACTTTCAGCAGCTCCTGGGGAGGCTGACCAGAGGCTGTGTGCCGTGGACTCAGGAAGTCAGCTTGGAactgaaggaaaagaacagagaagagCCGTCCAAGGAGTGTCCAAGCTAG
- the Cd22 gene encoding B-cell receptor CD22 isoform X2, with the protein MHVHCPWLLLILGHVALVGSSQKWTVEHPQTLFAWEGACVWIPCKYKIPAWNSHLDGVLLYHNYNFDNHTKDFKGNVLYNNTKIESSPSEQGRVTFWGNRENNCSLEIHQIQVTDNGKLGLRMISGGDKWMEELHLNISKTPFPPYIRMPPEIHASQSVTLTCRLNFACSRYHIYLKWFLEEHEITSITSITSITSAPDSTQNVYTESELTFQPEWKDHGKTVTCQVWNSTKMLSESRVVLDVKHAPKEVTTVIQNPTPIREGDSVTLACSYNSSNPAVTSYLWSPRSGDETARGVLRIQKVAWDSSPISCAACNNHGCSWGAPVSLNVHYAPRAVTVLKVSPSSEIHAGQHVILQCSFSGSHPPEVRIVWRKNGSLVQEGKELSFSSISPEDSGKYNCMVNNSIGETPSKAWDLQVLYAPRRLRVSISPGNSVMEGKKAILSCEGDANPPVSQYVWLDSSDRDLPFFSQKLSLEPLRVQHTGSYRCQGINKLGMGESPPSTLTVYYSPESIGKRAALGLGFCLAVCILAIWGMKLQKKWKQNQSQQGLQENSSGQSFFVRNKKTRRTPLSEGPQSQGCYNPAMDDSVSYAILRFPETDTPRVGDAETSGAQGPSPNKDDTVTYSVLQKRHVSDYENVTPSHPEDDGIHYSELVQFGAGKRPQAKEDVEYVTLKH; encoded by the exons ATGCATGTCCACTGTCCGTGGCTCCTCCTGATTCTAG GACACGTGGCTTTGGTTGGCTCATCACAGAAATGGACTGTTGAACATCCCCAAACCCTCTTCGCCTGGGAAGGAGCCTGCGTCTGGATTCCTTGCAAGTACAAAATTCCAGCCTGGAATAGTCATCTGGACGGGGTCTTGCTGTATCACAATTACAACTTTGACAATCATACCAAGGATTTCAAGGGGAATGTCCTCTATAATAACACCAAGATTGAGTCATCTCCTTCCGAGCAAGGAAGGGTGACGTTCTggggaaacagagaaaataaCTGTTCCCTGGAAATCCACCAGATACAGGTCACTGACAATGGGAAGCTGGGGTTGAGGATGATTTCAGGCGGTGACAAGTGGATGGAGGAACTTCACCTCAATATCTCCA agacacCCTTCCCACCTTACATCCGGATGCCACCAGAAATCCATGCATCCCAAAGTGTCACTCTGACCTGTAGACTGAATTTTGCCTGCTCTCGGTACCACATTTACTTGAAGTGGTTCCTGGAAGAGCACGAAatcacctccatcacctccatcacctccatcacCTCTGCCCCCGATTCTACACAAAATGTCTACACAGAGAGCGAGCTCACCTTCCAGCCAGAGTGGAAGGACCACGGAAAGACTGTGACGTGCCAAGTCTGGAACTCTACGAAAATGCTCTCTGAGAGCAGAGTGGTTCTGGATGTTAAAC ATGCCCCCAAGGAGGTAACCACAGTGATTCAAAACCCCACACCAATTCGGGAAGGAGACAGTGTGACCCTGGCCTGTAGCTACAACTCCAGCAATCCTGCAGTCACCTCCTACCTGTGGAGCCCTCGTTCTGGGGATGAGACCGCGCGTGGAGTGCTGAGGATTCAGAAGGTTGCATGGGACTCCAGCCCTATCAGCTGCGCTGCCTGTAATAACCACGGGTGTTCGTGGGGCGCACCCGTCAGCCTGAATGTCCACT ATGCCCCCAGAGCTGTGACGGTCCTGAAGGTGAGCCCCTCATCAGAGATCCATGCTGGGCAGCATGTCATCCTCCAGTGCAGCTTCTCCGGGAGCCACCCCCCAGAGGTCCGCATCGTGTGGAGGAAGAATGGGAGTCTTGTGCAGGAAGGGAAAGAGCTGAGCTTCAGCTCCATCTCCCCAGAAGATTCTGGAAAGTATAACTGCATGGTCAACAACTCCATTGGAGAGACTCCGTCGAAGGCCTGGGACCTCCAAGTGCTGT ATGCTCCTCGGAGGCTGCGCGTGTCTATTAGCCCTGGGAACAGCGTAATGGAAGGGAAGAAGGCCATCTTGTCCTGTGAGGGTGATGCCAACCCGCCCGTCTCCCAGTATGTCTGGTTGGATTCCAGCGACCGAGACCTCCCCTTCTTCAGCCAGAAGCTGAGCCTGGAGCCCCTGAGGGTCCAACACACTGGCTCTTACCGCTGCCAAGGGATCAACAAGCTAGGCATGGGCGAGTCACCGCCCAGCACCCTCACTGTCTACT ATAGCCCAGAGAGCATCGGCAAGAGGGCTGCCTTGGGACTAGGGTTCTGCCTGGCTGTCTGCATCCTGGCTATCTGGGGGATGAAACTGCAGAAAAA ATGGAAACAGAATCAGAGCCAGCAGGGGCTCCAGGAAAACTCCAGTGGCCAGAGCTTTTTTGTAAGGAATAAAAAG ACTAGAAGGACCCCTCTCTCCGAAGGCCCCCAGTCCCAGGGCTGCTACAACCCGGCGATGGATGACAGTGTTAGTTACGCCATCTTGCGCTTTCCGGAGACCGACACGCCGAGAGTCGG tgatGCGGAGACCTCAGGAGCACAGGGTCCTTCTCCAAACAAGGACGACACAGTCACTTACTCGGTGTTACAGAAGCGTCATGTG AGTGACTATGAGAATGTGACACCAAGCCATCCTGAGGATGACGGCATCCACTACTCCGAGCTAGTTCAGTTTGGGGCTGGGAAGCGGCCTCAGGCAAAGGAAGATGTGGAATACGTGACCCTCAAGCACTGA
- the Ffar1 gene encoding free fatty acid receptor 1, giving the protein MALPPQLSFALYVSAFALGFPLNLMAIRGSVAHARLRLTPSLVYTLHLGCSDLLLAITLPLKAVEALASGAWPLPLPFCPLFALVHFAPLYAGGGFLAALSAGRYLGAAFPFGYQAIRRPRYSWGVCVAIWALVLCHLGLVLGLEAPGGWLDNTTSSLGISTPVNGSPVCLEAWDPNSAGPARLSFSILLFFLPLGITAFCYVGCLRALVHSGLSHKRKLRAAWVAGGALLTLLLCLGPYNASNVASFINPDLGGSWRKLGLITGAWSVVLNPLVTGYLGAGPGRGTVCMARTQGGTMQK; this is encoded by the coding sequence ATGGCCCTGCCCCCACAGCTCTCCTTCGCCCTCTACGTGTCCGCCTTCGCACTGGGCTTCCCACTGAACTTGATGGCCATCCGAGGCTCGGTGGCCCACGCGAGACTGCGCCTCAcccccagcctggtctacacgctCCACCTGGGTTGCTCCGACCTCCTCCTGGCCATCACTCTGCCCCTGAAGGCCGTGGAGGCCCTGGCTTCCGGGGCCTGGCCCCTGCCTCTCCCCTTCTGCCCTCTCTTCGCCTTGGTCCACTTTGCTCCCCTCTATGCAGGTGGAGGCTTCCTGGCTGCTCTCAGTGCGGGCCGCTACCTGGGGGCTGCCTTCCCCTTCGGGTACCAAGCCATTCGAAGGCCCCGCTATTCCTGGGGCGTGTGTGTGGCTATTTGGGCCCTTGTCCTCTGCCACCTGGGCCTGGTCCTTGGCTTAGAGGCCCCTGGAGGCTGGCTGGACAACACCACCAGTTCCCTGGGAATCAGCACACCTGTGAATGGTTCCCCGGTCTGCCTGGAAGCATGGGATCCCAACTCTGCCGGCCCCGCccgcctcagtttctccatcctgCTCTTCTTTCTGCCCTTGGGCATCACTGCCTTCTGCTATGTGGGCTGCCTCCGGGCCCTGGTCCACTCAGGTCTGAGCCACAAGCGGAAGCTCCGGGCAGCTTGGGTGGCCGGAGGCGCCCTTCTCACACTCCTGCTCTGCTTAGGGCCCTACAATGCCTCCAATGTGGCTAGTTTCATAAACCCGGACCTAGGAGGCTCCTGGAGGAAGTTGGGGCTCATCACAGGGGCCTGGAGTGTGGTGCTCAACCCACTGGTCACCGGCTACTTGGGAGCAGGTCCCGGCCGGGGGACAGTGTGTATGGCAAGGACCCAAGGAGGAACAATGCAGAAGTAG
- the Cd22 gene encoding B-cell receptor CD22 isoform X1 produces the protein MHVHCPWLLLILGHVALVGSSQKWTVEHPQTLFAWEGACVWIPCKYKIPAWNSHLDGVLLYHNYNFDNHTKDFKGNVLYNNTKIESSPSEQGRVTFWGNRENNCSLEIHQIQVTDNGKLGLRMISGGDKWMEELHLNISKTPFPPYIRMPPEIHASQSVTLTCRLNFACSRYHIYLKWFLEEHEITSITSITSITSAPDSTQNVYTESELTFQPEWKDHGKTVTCQVWNSTKMLSESRVVLDVKHIPKLKIKVTSKEVMKGGSVNVTCQVISSNPDYRTVSWVKDGQPLKGQNLTLPLQSVTKDMSGKYRCQALNDLGLGQSEEVALTVLFAPESSRVHIYSSPAEEGKSIELICESLASPKATNYTWYHNGRPVLGETQEKLRIPKVSLRHAGKYSCKAQNRLGLGKIKEETELDVQYAPKEVTTVIQNPTPIREGDSVTLACSYNSSNPAVTSYLWSPRSGDETARGVLRIQKVAWDSSPISCAACNNHGCSWGAPVSLNVHYAPRAVTVLKVSPSSEIHAGQHVILQCSFSGSHPPEVRIVWRKNGSLVQEGKELSFSSISPEDSGKYNCMVNNSIGETPSKAWDLQVLYAPRRLRVSISPGNSVMEGKKAILSCEGDANPPVSQYVWLDSSDRDLPFFSQKLSLEPLRVQHTGSYRCQGINKLGMGESPPSTLTVYYSPESIGKRAALGLGFCLAVCILAIWGMKLQKKWKQNQSQQGLQENSSGQSFFVRNKKTRRTPLSEGPQSQGCYNPAMDDSVSYAILRFPETDTPRVGDAETSGAQGPSPNKDDTVTYSVLQKRHVSDYENVTPSHPEDDGIHYSELVQFGAGKRPQAKEDVEYVTLKH, from the exons ATGCATGTCCACTGTCCGTGGCTCCTCCTGATTCTAG GACACGTGGCTTTGGTTGGCTCATCACAGAAATGGACTGTTGAACATCCCCAAACCCTCTTCGCCTGGGAAGGAGCCTGCGTCTGGATTCCTTGCAAGTACAAAATTCCAGCCTGGAATAGTCATCTGGACGGGGTCTTGCTGTATCACAATTACAACTTTGACAATCATACCAAGGATTTCAAGGGGAATGTCCTCTATAATAACACCAAGATTGAGTCATCTCCTTCCGAGCAAGGAAGGGTGACGTTCTggggaaacagagaaaataaCTGTTCCCTGGAAATCCACCAGATACAGGTCACTGACAATGGGAAGCTGGGGTTGAGGATGATTTCAGGCGGTGACAAGTGGATGGAGGAACTTCACCTCAATATCTCCA agacacCCTTCCCACCTTACATCCGGATGCCACCAGAAATCCATGCATCCCAAAGTGTCACTCTGACCTGTAGACTGAATTTTGCCTGCTCTCGGTACCACATTTACTTGAAGTGGTTCCTGGAAGAGCACGAAatcacctccatcacctccatcacctccatcacCTCTGCCCCCGATTCTACACAAAATGTCTACACAGAGAGCGAGCTCACCTTCCAGCCAGAGTGGAAGGACCACGGAAAGACTGTGACGTGCCAAGTCTGGAACTCTACGAAAATGCTCTCTGAGAGCAGAGTGGTTCTGGATGTTAAAC ACATCCCGAAGCTGAAGATCAAGGTCACTTCCAAAGAGGTCATGAAGGGTGGCTCTGTGAACGTGACATGCCAGGTTATCAGCAGCAACCCAGACTACAGGACAGTGTCCTGGGTCAAGGATGGGCAGCCCCTGAAGGGACAGAATCTCACACTACCTCTGCAATCAGTGACCAAGGACATGAGTGGGAAATACCGTTGCCAGGCTTTAAACGACCTGGGCCTAGGACAATCGGAAGAAGTGGCCCTTACGGTGTTGT TTGCTCCAGAATCCTCCAGGGTTCACATCTACAGTTCTCCGGCTGAAGAAGGGAAGTCAATAGAGCTGATTTGTGAGTCACTGGCCAGTCCGAAAGCAACAAACTATACCTGGTACCACAACGGAAGACCCGTGCTTGGAGAGACACAAGAGAAGCTCCGGATTCCTAAAGTCTCCCTGAGGCATGCTGGGAAATACTCTTGCAAGGCACAGAACCGCCTGGGTCTTGGAAAGATAAAGGAGGAAACTGAGCTGGATGTCCAGT ATGCCCCCAAGGAGGTAACCACAGTGATTCAAAACCCCACACCAATTCGGGAAGGAGACAGTGTGACCCTGGCCTGTAGCTACAACTCCAGCAATCCTGCAGTCACCTCCTACCTGTGGAGCCCTCGTTCTGGGGATGAGACCGCGCGTGGAGTGCTGAGGATTCAGAAGGTTGCATGGGACTCCAGCCCTATCAGCTGCGCTGCCTGTAATAACCACGGGTGTTCGTGGGGCGCACCCGTCAGCCTGAATGTCCACT ATGCCCCCAGAGCTGTGACGGTCCTGAAGGTGAGCCCCTCATCAGAGATCCATGCTGGGCAGCATGTCATCCTCCAGTGCAGCTTCTCCGGGAGCCACCCCCCAGAGGTCCGCATCGTGTGGAGGAAGAATGGGAGTCTTGTGCAGGAAGGGAAAGAGCTGAGCTTCAGCTCCATCTCCCCAGAAGATTCTGGAAAGTATAACTGCATGGTCAACAACTCCATTGGAGAGACTCCGTCGAAGGCCTGGGACCTCCAAGTGCTGT ATGCTCCTCGGAGGCTGCGCGTGTCTATTAGCCCTGGGAACAGCGTAATGGAAGGGAAGAAGGCCATCTTGTCCTGTGAGGGTGATGCCAACCCGCCCGTCTCCCAGTATGTCTGGTTGGATTCCAGCGACCGAGACCTCCCCTTCTTCAGCCAGAAGCTGAGCCTGGAGCCCCTGAGGGTCCAACACACTGGCTCTTACCGCTGCCAAGGGATCAACAAGCTAGGCATGGGCGAGTCACCGCCCAGCACCCTCACTGTCTACT ATAGCCCAGAGAGCATCGGCAAGAGGGCTGCCTTGGGACTAGGGTTCTGCCTGGCTGTCTGCATCCTGGCTATCTGGGGGATGAAACTGCAGAAAAA ATGGAAACAGAATCAGAGCCAGCAGGGGCTCCAGGAAAACTCCAGTGGCCAGAGCTTTTTTGTAAGGAATAAAAAG ACTAGAAGGACCCCTCTCTCCGAAGGCCCCCAGTCCCAGGGCTGCTACAACCCGGCGATGGATGACAGTGTTAGTTACGCCATCTTGCGCTTTCCGGAGACCGACACGCCGAGAGTCGG tgatGCGGAGACCTCAGGAGCACAGGGTCCTTCTCCAAACAAGGACGACACAGTCACTTACTCGGTGTTACAGAAGCGTCATGTG AGTGACTATGAGAATGTGACACCAAGCCATCCTGAGGATGACGGCATCCACTACTCCGAGCTAGTTCAGTTTGGGGCTGGGAAGCGGCCTCAGGCAAAGGAAGATGTGGAATACGTGACCCTCAAGCACTGA